DNA sequence from the Bacteroidales bacterium genome:
AACCAGATATCTAAATTCTTCTGGGTAGTTGCTTAAAAGTTCTTCTTTCGGGCCTGCTGATGGATTGCTTTCTAGGATGGTAACTTTGTCAAGAATTCTATTTATTATCTTTCTTGCAATTCGTGAACTAACCTCTAATGAATAGTAATCAAATATGTCTTTGAGTTGCCTTTCAGACAGTTCAGACCATTCAATCCTTATTTCCATGTCTTCACCTTCTTCTTAAGTTCTTGGTGAGTGATAACTCGACCAGTATCGCAATCACATTTCGCTTGGTCAATCATTTCATGGAATTCGTTCAACGACATGGGTTTTAAGTTTTTTTCATGAGAAACTTTCTTTTCCTGCTTAATGAAAGATTCAATTTTAGTGATTAGACTTTCGTCACTAATACGTAGGAATTCTTCAATTAGAATCAGTTTTCTCGCTTGAATATTCATGTCCTTAGTCTTTCTGCAAATATAAATGTTTTCGAAGGGAAAAGCATCGTCTTGTCGTTTTTTTAGCTTGACGCTAACGGGAAAGTGAAAAGGTTTTGGAGTTGGGGTGCACGATAAGGCTATCGCAAAGTGCGATTATTGAGATGCAATGGTGTTTTATTGGAGCGCATTTTCACTTTTTTATCAAGTTTAATGATTCTGATTTTATCTTAGGATTTTTGGCTCCTTAATATCTTATCCATTGCTTTTCCCTTAGCCAATTCATCAACTAGCTTATCTAAGTAACGAATTTTTTGCATAAGCTCGTCTTCAATTTCTTCAACTCGATAACCACAAATTACGCCCATGATTTTTGAAACATTTGGATTAATCTGCGGTGCTTGGGCGAAGAAGGTTTCAAAATCATTATTCTTATCGATTTGTTGTTGCAATGTTTGTTGATCATATCCTGTTAGCCAAAAAATAATGGCATCTACCTCAGCTTTTGTGCGTCCCTTTTTCTCCGTTTTTTGTATATACAACGGGTATACACTTGCAAAAGAGGTTTTAAATATTTTTGTATTATCCATTTTGCTTGTTATTAATTATCAAGGTTAATTTCCTTTAGTCAGCAACTAGTTAACTTTGTTGTTCTTGCGTTCCTAATGAGTCAACAGCCCAAATACAACCGAGCGTTTTGTGCGAGTTCGGCGGAGCCAATAAATACGCTGTCAGTGCTAGGCTATATTTTCTTGATTTTCTCTGGGTTCTGTCTACAATCAAAGACTGATGCAATTGTGATAAGATTTTCCTTCTTCCAATAAATGATTTTGTAATTGCTTTCAACCAGATATCTAAATTCTTCTGGGTAGTTGCTTAAAAGTTCTTCTTTCGGGCCTGCTGATGGATTGCTTTCTAGGATGGTAACTTTGTCAAGAATTCTATTTATTATCTTTCTTGCAATTCGTGAACTAACCTCTAATGAATAGTAATCAAATATGTCTTTGAGTTGCCTTTCAGACAGTTCAGACCATTCAATCCTTATTTCCATGTCTTCACCTTCTTCTTAAGTTCTTGGTGAGTGATAACTCGACCAGTATCGCAATCACATTTCGCTTGGTCAATCATTTCATGGAATTCGTTCAACGACATGGGTTTTAAGTTTTTTTCATGAGAAACTTTCTTTTCCTGCTTAATGAAAGATTCAATTTTAGTGATT
Encoded proteins:
- a CDS encoding type II toxin-antitoxin system RelE/ParE family toxin; the encoded protein is MEIRIEWSELSERQLKDIFDYYSLEVSSRIARKIINRILDKVTILESNPSAGPKEELLSNYPEEFRYLVESNYKIIYWKKENLITIASVFDCRQNPEKIKKI
- a CDS encoding DUF2200 domain-containing protein, with amino-acid sequence MDNTKIFKTSFASVYPLYIQKTEKKGRTKAEVDAIIFWLTGYDQQTLQQQIDKNNDFETFFAQAPQINPNVSKIMGVICGYRVEEIEDELMQKIRYLDKLVDELAKGKAMDKILRSQKS
- a CDS encoding type II toxin-antitoxin system RelE/ParE family toxin, which encodes MEIRIEWSELSERQLKDIFDYYSLEVSSRIARKIINRILDKVTILESNPSAGPKEELLSNYPEEFRYLVESNYKIIYWKKENLITIASVFDCRQNPEKIKKI